Within the Solibacillus silvestris genome, the region TTTGGAAATAGATTGCACGACGTTCTCCACCACGATCTGGTGTAAAGATTTGTGCTGCTTCGCCCATTTTCTTTTTAATTAGTTCATCACTCCAAAGGTAAGCTTGTGCTTGTGGCTTTGGTGTATGATTCATAATTTCCGGAATGGCTTCCCAAAGTGGACCTAAATGATATTGTTCAATGTCTTTCGTAAAATCCTTTACCGTGTCACTTTTCATAAACTCTTTTACTTCTTCTGATACTCCTGCCATACATCTTCACTCCTTTAATAGTAATTGTGCAAAAAGAATACTAGACCGTATTGAAGGTTATACACTTACTGGCACATTTGCAGCTGCTACTTTGTTTTCCAGAGCACCAACTTTATCAATTTCGATGCGGACAACATCGCCGTCTTTCAAGAAAGTCGGAGGATTCATTGCAACCCCAACACCACCTGGAGTACCTGTTAAAATTACATCACCCGGCTCTAATGTCATTAAGTTAGAAAGGAAAGCAACTAGCTTTTGTACAGAAAATACTAAGTTAGCCGTGTTCGTTTGCTGGCGTACTTCGCCATTCACTGTCAATACAACAGATAACCCTGATGGATCCGGTAATTCATCAGCTGTTAATAAATAAGGTCCCATCGGTGCAGAACCGTCTACTGTTTTACCTTGCAGCCATTGTAATGTACGACGTTGGATATCACGATAAGTCACATCGTTCGTAATTGTATAGCCGGCTACGTAATCCAGGGCGTCTTCTTCTGAAACATTACGGGCTTGTTTACCAATAACAAATGTAAACTCTGCTTCATAATCAAGCTGTTCAGAAATCGGATAGAATGGAATATCATCATCAGGCCCCAAAAGTGTATTTGCAAATTTAGCGAAAATAACTGGATGTGTTGGTAACTCACGGCCCATTTCCAGAATATGCTCACGGTAATTGTGACCTACACAAATGATCTTTCCTGGATTTAATACTGGTGCTCCAACATGTACTTCGTTACGATCAAAAACCGCTTTTGTAATAGAAGCATTTGGATTCTCTAAAATGAAGTCGACAGCTTGTTGCGCCAATTCAATAGATTTTTTCCCGCCTTCATAAATACCATCTGTAGTTGCCGGCACATAAGCATGGGCAATCTCCTTATAACGATATTCACCTTCTGCTTGAAGTTTTGCTTCAAAAGCATGGTTTAAATCGATTACTTGTTCCTTCACAATCGCTCCAGCACGTGTAATACCATTCACTGTATAGTTGACTAATTTCATAATTATCCCCCTTTATCGAAATAGAATACAAAGTTCTCTATTTAAAGAAAATATAAAGTACTTTAGGTAGTAAAGTCAATATTTTTCAGAAAAATCTTTTAAATAAGTGATTTAGGACCTATTAAAATCAATTAATTATCAGTAAATTTAGAAATATTATTGACAAATGTTTCTCTTTTACGTTATATTTTCATTATAAGTAAACAAAGTTCTCTATTTATAGAATCGGAGGTAATGATATGACAAATATTAGTGATGTAATTGTAGTTGGTGGGGGAATTGGCGGTTTAGCGACAGCGCTTTCAATAGTACAACGCACAGATAAAACGGTAGCAGTATTAGAACAAGCACCTGCATTCGGAGAAATAGGAGCAGGTATCCAATTAGCACCTAACGCACTGCATGTATTAGACCAATTAGGTGTTAAAGAAGAAATATTGAATGTAGCGGTCGTACCGAAGCGCTTAGTGCTAAAAGATATTTATACGGCAAAGGAATTAGCTGTACTTGATTTGACTGACGGTTTCCAGGAGCGTTTCAAGCAGCCGTACGTTGTATTGCACCGCTCGGATCTACACCGTGTTTTATATGAAGCATGTTTGAAAAATAACCGTATTTCATTTAAAAACGATGAACAAATCCAAACAGTATCACAAACGCCAGGTCAAGTAACGATTACAAACCAACGTGGTGAGTCCTATACAGCAGAAGCAGCAATCGGGGCAGATGGTATTAAATCAAATGTACGTAAGCTATTTTCTCAAGACGAAATGATCTGTTCAGAGTATGTAGCATACCGTGGGACATTACCGATTGAAGAGATTACTGCTGAAGGCGATATTGCAATGGATGATGTGATTATGTGGATTGGACCGAACTTACACTTAGTACAATATCCTGTTCGTCGCGGTGAGTTATATAATCAAGTCGTTGTTTTCAAAACATATGACTATAAACCGGAAGGCGACTGGGGTACTCCGGAAGAAATGCAACAACGCTTTGAAGGTGCACATCCGGATGTAGAGCGTGCGTTAAAGTATATTTCGACTCAATTCCGCTGGCCGATGTTCCACCGTCTGCCAATAGAAAACTGGACAGATGAAAATGTAACACTATTGGGAGATGCAGCTCACCCGATGCTTCAATATTTAGCGCAAGGCGGTGCACAGGCACTTGAAGATGCATATGTATTAGGAGAAGCTTTAGAAAATGAAGCAACATACAATGAAGCATTTTTACGCTACCAGAAAGAGCGCCAACCGCGTTCAGCAATGGTACAAAATTCAGCACGTCGCTGGGGTGAAATTATTCATGCAGATACAGCTGACGACCTTGAGCGTGCGCTTGTGTTATTACGTGATCATTTATTCGGCAGTCACAAGGAAACAAACTATGATGTAGCAGACTTTTTATATAATTACTTCAACACACGCAAAAGTGAAGTTAAGAGCTGAATAACGGAAAATTAAAAAGAGAAAGGGGATTATTTCCCTTTCTCTTTAAAGCCATATACAGTCGACATTTCTTTACTCATATCAATAATTTGCTGCATCATTTCAGATGAAGTGTCTGTAGGTACGTCCTCTTCAAAGCCAACAACTGTGATGGCACCGACAAGCTCATTTTTGTAATTGAGTATTGGTAAACCGATAGAGGAAACATGACGGACAAGAGGCTCATGTGCAAACGAAAACCCGTTTTTGCGAATTCCTTTCAGCTCGCGTTGAAAAGCCGCAACATCAAAATTGGCAAGTTCATTTTGCTGAGCTTCAATCCAGTTCGTAATTTCCAAGGAATTAGCATAGGCCGCAAAAATTTTTCCTGTAGATGAATTAATCGGCAGTTTCGTACCGACTTGCGCACCGATACTTAAGCCAAAATTCGTATTCCAAATATTTGTGATGACCGGGGAATCATTTACCCAAAGCGATAGCAATGTCGTCATATTTGTGAGATTGCTAAGTTCTTTAAAATAGGGTGTAAGGCGTTCGATAAAATCGTCGTTTTGCATGGCAGCATTCCCGTATTCCAAAAATTTATAGCCGAGTGAATAGCTACCGGTCTTTTGATCACGATAAAGCAAATCTAACTGGATAAGTGTATTTAAATATTTATAGAGATTACTTTTAGAAATGCCTGTTTGTTCCTGAATATCGGAAAAACGTAGTGGGTGGTCGCTTTGCGCAACGACATCGATAATTTGAATACCTAATGCTAATGATCCGATTGTAGTACTGCTTGACATAGTATTCTATTCACCTTTCTTAAAAAGTCATTCAAAATAAGGAGATTATATCATGAAAATTAATGTTATGGAAAAGAAGTTTGAAAGTTTCGAGAAAAGCATCAATAGTATGGTTGATCTAATAAGTATAACAGAGACGGAAGTGCTGTATAAAAAACCATCCGAAGAAAAATGGTCGGTTATGCAAATCGCTACACACATCATCGAAGCAATCGAGTTTTGGGTAGCCGACTTAGAGGCACTCCTAGTCGTACCAGGAGCGAAATGGGGACGTAACCATGAACATGTCCGTCGTTTAGCTGCGGTAGATGAAAATTATGTAGCGACTGTTTCAAAGGAAAAAGCGATTGAAAGGCTCAATGCGCTCATTCCTTTAGTGAACGAAAGCTTTGCAAAAGTGCAACAGGAAGATTTAGAAAAAACTGCACCTAGCTACAACCCGAATTTTGATGGCAAGCCGTTATCATTTTTAATCAACCATCTAATTATTTTGCATACTGAAAGTCACGTAGGGCAAATGCAGCGCCATTTAGAATTGGTACAGCGCAAAAGGTAGAGTAATAATGGAAGTATCCACTGTTTGATGTGCGTATAGTAAGGTATTATAAAGATACAATAGAGAGGGCTGTCTGGAATGGATTTCGGGGC harbors:
- a CDS encoding 3-hydroxybenzoate 6-hydroxylase; translated protein: MTNISDVIVVGGGIGGLATALSIVQRTDKTVAVLEQAPAFGEIGAGIQLAPNALHVLDQLGVKEEILNVAVVPKRLVLKDIYTAKELAVLDLTDGFQERFKQPYVVLHRSDLHRVLYEACLKNNRISFKNDEQIQTVSQTPGQVTITNQRGESYTAEAAIGADGIKSNVRKLFSQDEMICSEYVAYRGTLPIEEITAEGDIAMDDVIMWIGPNLHLVQYPVRRGELYNQVVVFKTYDYKPEGDWGTPEEMQQRFEGAHPDVERALKYISTQFRWPMFHRLPIENWTDENVTLLGDAAHPMLQYLAQGGAQALEDAYVLGEALENEATYNEAFLRYQKERQPRSAMVQNSARRWGEIIHADTADDLERALVLLRDHLFGSHKETNYDVADFLYNYFNTRKSEVKS
- a CDS encoding 2-hydroxyhepta-2,4-diene-1,7-dioate isomerase, which gives rise to MKLVNYTVNGITRAGAIVKEQVIDLNHAFEAKLQAEGEYRYKEIAHAYVPATTDGIYEGGKKSIELAQQAVDFILENPNASITKAVFDRNEVHVGAPVLNPGKIICVGHNYREHILEMGRELPTHPVIFAKFANTLLGPDDDIPFYPISEQLDYEAEFTFVIGKQARNVSEEDALDYVAGYTITNDVTYRDIQRRTLQWLQGKTVDGSAPMGPYLLTADELPDPSGLSVVLTVNGEVRQQTNTANLVFSVQKLVAFLSNLMTLEPGDVILTGTPGGVGVAMNPPTFLKDGDVVRIEIDKVGALENKVAAANVPVSV
- a CDS encoding damage-inducible protein DinB: MKINVMEKKFESFEKSINSMVDLISITETEVLYKKPSEEKWSVMQIATHIIEAIEFWVADLEALLVVPGAKWGRNHEHVRRLAAVDENYVATVSKEKAIERLNALIPLVNESFAKVQQEDLEKTAPSYNPNFDGKPLSFLINHLIILHTESHVGQMQRHLELVQRKR
- a CDS encoding IclR family transcriptional regulator, whose translation is MSSSTTIGSLALGIQIIDVVAQSDHPLRFSDIQEQTGISKSNLYKYLNTLIQLDLLYRDQKTGSYSLGYKFLEYGNAAMQNDDFIERLTPYFKELSNLTNMTTLLSLWVNDSPVITNIWNTNFGLSIGAQVGTKLPINSSTGKIFAAYANSLEITNWIEAQQNELANFDVAAFQRELKGIRKNGFSFAHEPLVRHVSSIGLPILNYKNELVGAITVVGFEEDVPTDTSSEMMQQIIDMSKEMSTVYGFKEKGK